Below is a genomic region from Methanosphaera sp. ISO3-F5.
AAATTGTTTAGTGTCCATCATCATATTCTTACACTGCCCCTTTTATTTTTTGCATATTTTGTAGAAGTTTTCGAATATTTCTCCACCTCTTGGTGTGTGCTGAACTTCTGGGTGGAATTGTATTCCATATATTTCCTTTTCTTTATGTTTCATTGCTTCGATAGCACATTTATCGGAACTTGCAATTACTTCAAATTCTTCTGGTAGTGTTATTACTTCATCTTTGTGGGATGCCCATACTTTCAGTGAGTCACCTATTCCCTCGAATATACCTACTTCTTTTTCTATGTTTAAATCTATTTGTGCATAGCTTTCTATTTCTGCAGATTTTGTTTCTCCACCAAATACGTTTGCTATTACCTGGTGACCTAAACATATTCCTAGAATTGGCACATTTATATGTTTTATGATATCTTCACAGTTACCTATCCTTTCTATTGAAGGTCCTCCTCCTAGGATGATTCCTTCAGGATTCATTGCCTTTATGTCTTCAAGGCTTGTTTCGTTGGAAACTAGCTTGTTTTCTATTTTAAGGTAGGTTAATGTTCTGGATATCCTATGATTGTATTGTCCAAAATTATTAATAATAACTATGCTCATATTTAATTCCCGTTCATGTAATTTCATAAAATAAGTCTAATGAATAACATATTTATTAACTTGTTATATATTACTATCATCTATATATAATATTATGGAATTGGATAATATTATAATTATTGTATTCTCTTGTGTTATTTCACTTATTTTAACATCAATATTTTTCAGATTCCTGTTGCCACTTATTGTTTTTGTGGTGATAGCATATTTCATATACGAATTATTGATGAACTGGAATAATCATAGAAAATATCAATACTAAAAAATAGGGGTAAATTATATAATGTTTACGGTTAATCTTGAAGAGGACACGCTTTATGAGGTGCTGGTGTCCACAGGTACTGGTGATGACTTTAATATCCGAGCATTTGGTATGCGATTAGTGGATGGTAATATTGTTCTTAAACTCTATCCTAACCATACTCTTTCCAATATCAAAAAGACGGGCACTTTCACTGTGCATTTTACTACTGATGTCTCATTATTTACTGGTGCCGTTTTCGGGTTACTGGATGAGTCTTCCTTGAAACTCGTGGATGTTTCTCTTGTATGTGAAGTTATAAGTATTGACTCATCACATGTCGAAGACAGTTATGGAAAAAATATTACTACAACAATCCATGCAAAACCAGTAGAAATAATAAGAAACAGGGAGTCAATACCAACAATTAACAGGGCTACAAACAAGA
It encodes:
- a CDS encoding GMP synthase subunit A — translated: MSIVIINNFGQYNHRISRTLTYLKIENKLVSNETSLEDIKAMNPEGIILGGGPSIERIGNCEDIIKHINVPILGICLGHQVIANVFGGETKSAEIESYAQIDLNIEKEVGIFEGIGDSLKVWASHKDEVITLPEEFEVIASSDKCAIEAMKHKEKEIYGIQFHPEVQHTPRGGEIFENFYKICKK
- a CDS encoding DUF447 domain-containing protein — translated: MFTVNLEEDTLYEVLVSTGTGDDFNIRAFGMRLVDGNIVLKLYPNHTLSNIKKTGTFTVHFTTDVSLFTGAVFGLLDESSLKLVDVSLVCEVISIDSSHVEDSYGKNITTTIHAKPVEIIRNRESIPTINRATNKIIELLVDYTRYDYMNIDAKKQYLEKLEQTEKYIQKNGNQKHKQAIKKIKKETKS